The nucleotide sequence aatacaacaggtagacctcacagtgaaatgctgaatacaacaggtagaccttacagtgaaatgttgaatacaacaggtagaccttacagtgaaatgctgaatacaacaggtagaccttacagtgaaatgctgaatacaacatgtagaccttacagtgaaatgctgaatacaacaggtagaccttacagtgaaatgctgaatacaacaggtagacctcacagtgaaatgctgaatacaacaggtagaccttacagtgaaatgctgaatacaacaggtagacctcacagtgaaatgctgaatacaacaggtagaccttacagtgaaatgctgaatacaacaggtagaccttacagtgaaatgctgaatacaacaggtagaccttacagtgaaatgctgaatacaacaggtagaccttacagtgaaatgctgaatacaacaggtagaccttacagtgaaatgctgaatacaacaggtagaccttacagtgaaatgctgaatacaacaggtagaccttacagtgaaatgctgaatacaacaggtagacctcacagtgaaatgctgaatacaacaggtaaaccttacagtgaaatgctgaatacaacaggtagaccttacagtgaaatgctgaatacaacaggtagaccttacagtgaaatgctgaatacaacaggtagacctcacagtgaaatgctgaatacaacaggtagaccttacagtgaaatgctgaatacaacaggtagaccttacagtgaaatgctgaatacaacaggtagaccttacagtgaaatgctgaatacaacaggtagaccttacagtgaaatgctgaatacaacaggtagaccttacagtgaaatgctgaatacaacaggtagaccttacagtgaaatgctgaatacaacaggtagaccttacagtgaaatgctgaatacaacaggtagacctcacagtgaaatgctgaatacaacaggtaaaccttacagtgaaatgctgaatacaacaggtagaccttacagtgaaatgctgaatacaacaggtagacctcacagtgaaatgctgaatacaacaggtagaccttacagtgaaatgctgaatacaacaggtagaccttacagtgaaatgctgaatacaacaggtagaccttacagtgaaatgctgaatacaacaggtagacctcacagtgaaatgctgaatacaacaggtagaccttacagtgaaatgctgaatacaacaggtagacctcacagtgaaatgctgaatacaacaggtagaccttacagtgaaatgctgaatacaacaggtagacctcacagtgaaatgctgaatacaacaggtagaccttacagtgaaatgctgaatacaacaggtagacctcacagtgaaatgctgaatacaacaggtagaccttacagtgaaatgctgaatacaacaggtagaccttacagtgaaatgctgaatacaacaggtagaccttacagtgaaatgctgaatacaacaggtagaccttacagtgaaatgctgaatacaacaggtagaccttacagtgaaatgctgaatacaacaggtagaccttacagtgaaatgctgaatacaacaggtagacctcacagtgaaatgctgaatacaacaggtagaccttacagtgaaatgctgaatacaacaggtagaccttacagtgaaatgctgaatacaacaggtagaccttacagtgaaatgctgaatacaacaggtagaccttacagtgaaatgctgaatacaacaggtagaccttacagtgaaatgctgaatacaacaggtagaccttacagtgaaatgctgaatacaacaggtagaccttacagtgaaatgctgaatacaacaggtagacctcacagtgaaatgctgaatacaacaggtaaaccttacagtgaaatgctgaatacaacaggtagaccttacagtgaaatgctgaatacaacaggtagaccttacagtgaaatgctgaatacaacaggtagacctcacagtgaaatgcttactaaacGGCTGTATAGATGCTTCATAAATCATTCATTACCAATTATCATGCTATATAAAGGTGGCAAAAGGGTTGAATTCATGTGTCTTATTATGAACTTCCATCAATCCAGAGTGTGATGGAACACAGTCACAGAGGTGAGGAGGAGTTGTCATTGTGATCAGAACTCTGTCAACATGTTTGGAACCTCTTTGTCATGGATACATATCACgttgacaacaacaacagaaagaaCAACAACCAACAAGAGCTACATCTTGAGATACAAAATGCAACAAAACAATAAGCTTTGATATGCTGCTCCACAGTGTGCTGTTTTTGGGGCCAAGGTCCAACCCTGTCAGAAGAAAACAGAGAACAGACATGTGGAATATTCCAGGGGAAGATAGAGGATTCCACTGTCTGGTGAATACGAATAcgagatgaacagagagtagagaggcaTCTTGGGAAATCTGCCTGCTTGTCTCTGGCATGGCTTTAATTTCCCTTTAATCCCATGAGGAGATGTTAAACAACCAGATGCATCATCAGATTAAATCCCCTGAAGGCCTGAAATTATCCCGGTGTATTCATCCCAAATtgccctattggtcctggtcaaaagtagtgcactatatagggaatagggtgtcattctggtcaaaagtagtgcactatatagggaatagggtgtcattctggtcaaaagtagtgcactatatagggaatagggtgtcattctggtcaaaagtagtgcactatatagggaatagggtgtcattctggtcaaaagtagtgcactatatagggaatagggtgtcattctggtcaaaagtagtgcactatatagggaatagggtgccattggtaACGTGTTAAGTGTTTGGGTCGCTCCAGGCACATATGAATATTATCTGCTAGGACTTTAGTTGTTACTGTAAGACATtggtacggtgtccatattaggaaagCCTAACTTCTGCTGAGACCATCccagtaagacaaaggagctgatcgtgggctACAGGAAACATTCACATtgacagggttgtagtggagcgggtcgagagcttcaagttcttctgtgtccacatcactaaagatctgtcatggtccaaacacaccaaaaagTTGTTAATAGGGTACGACAATGACtcatccccctcaggaggctgaaaaaatgggCCCTCAGATgctcaaaaaggttctacagctgcatcattgagagcatcttgtctggctgcatcactgcatctgaccgcaaggcgctacagagggtagtgagtacagcccagtgagggtagtgagtacagcccagtgagggtagtgagtacagcccagtgagggtagtgtgtaccgcccagtgagggtagtgagtacagcccagtgagggtagtgagtacagcccagtgagggtagtgagtacagcccagtgagggtagtgagtacagcccagtgagggtagtgagtacagcccagtgagggtagtgagtaccacccagtgagggtagtgagtacagcccagtgagggtagtgagtacggcccagtgagggtagtgtgtacggcccagtgagggtagtgcgtatggcccagtgagggtagtgcgtacggcccagtgagggtagtgcatatggcccagtgagggtagtgcgtacggcccagtgagggtagtgcgtatggcccagtgagggtagtgcatatggcccagtgagggtagtgcgtatggcccagtgagggtagtgcatatggcccagtgagggtagtgcatacggcccagtgagggtagtgcgtacgacccagtgagggtagtgcgtatggcccagtgagggtagtgcatacgaccCAGTGAGGGTAGTgcgtttggtcaggccagggtgtgacatgggttattgtggtgtgtttttgtcttaggggttttgtggggtgtctacgtagtctatggctgcctgaggcggttctcaatcagagtcaggtgattatcgttgtctctgattgggaaccatatttaggcagccatattctgtgagtgttttcgtgggtgattgttcctgtctttgtgtttgcaccagatagggctgtttcggttttcattatttcatttcgttagttttgtagtttctgtatgtataggttttccttcattaaaatatatcatgaatcatcatcacactgcattttggtccgatccttgttctacctcttcgtcagaggaggagatagaagagagccgttacagggacaagtttcctgccatccagtttATCCATAGTTTTTGATCTGCAGCCCTACTCTTACGCCACAGATAAGGCTAGGATAGCTTTTGTTATTGAGCTGCTGCATGgtagagctctggaatgggcttcagctgTTTGGGAACGACGAGACACATGCATGACGTCATACCAGGGTTTCACGGCAGAGATGAGaaagctttttgaccatccagtccgaggtaaggacgcagctaaacgtttgttctcTCTTTGCCAAGGAtctcgcagtgtggcagactttgtgatagaattcaggacattggctgtggagagtggttggaatgaggaatcactacaagcgtttttttaccaggggttgtcggagcaactcaaggacgagctgatctcttatccagagcctagtgacctagacagcttggtcactttatctattcgggtagataatagagtccgagagagaaggaggcagaagcagtggggcccatccaatcaatcagcaactcggttaccattcggttcaggaagtgaaccagaacgtattgatcgttattccccacacgggattagtggaggagtcttgccaccagatcctgaaccaatgcaagtggggagacacgggctaactaaggaggagcgccaaagtagacgtgagaccaacagctgtctctactgtggtagctcaggacattacatctccgcttgtccacagcgctcgttaaactgcccggctcgctagttttgggaggaattttagcgagccagtttcaacctctcaagaatcctgtcagaccccgttttcctgcgacccttatgaataaggatcagagcttagagatgaacgcttttatcgattcaggtgccgatggcagctttattgatgccaacttggtggaacagctggggctttccaaggagcaattgccagaagccattgaagcaaccactctgaacggcagtagtctggcacggtccttcagtggtcccacgccagcaagatagcttgtcaccctggtgttgctcggactatggcgttactgcgcagacgattttggtggcctgccatgggagaagatacccggaggtttgttgccgcttgtcctgtttgtgcgcagaataagagtaccaatcgggccagctctgggcttcttcaccccttacctattccccggcgaccttggtcgcatctggccctggattttgtcactgggttgccctcttctgttggtaacacggttattctgaccattgtggatagattcagcaagtttgcccactttgttcccctctccaagctgccttctgccactgagacgtccgagatcctggttagggaggtgttcagggtccacgggttgccctgtgacattgtttctgaccgtggtcctcagtttacctctgctgtctggaagtccttctgtttggccattggagctacagtcagtctcacatctggatttcacccccaatctaatggtcaggcggagagagccaaccagaagatggagttaCTCTGGGACTGTCTTgtttcctctgatcccacctcttggtcctctcaattaccctgggtcgagtatgctcataatactctcccttcatctgccactgggatgtctcccttccagtgcctgtacggttaccaacctcccttgtttccctctcaggagcgggatctctcggttccttctgtccagacccacattcgtcgttgccaccgcacctggcatcgggccaggaaggccctccttaatgtttctgaccggtatcagatccaggcgaatcgtcgccgtattcctgcccccgcttataccattggagataaggtttggttggctacacgggatcttcctctacggactgagtcgaggaaactgtcaccgaagttcattggtccgtttgtagtggagaagatcattaatcctgttgtggtccgactcaagttgcctgctacactaagagtacatcccacctttcatgtctcctgcctcaagccggttctcctcagtcctctgttgccccctcctcctcgtcctcctcctcctcggatgatcggaggtggtcctgtctacacggtgcgccgcatcatggactccagacggcgggtcgagggttccagtatttagtggattgggaaggatatggtcctgaggagaggagttggattcctcggcgtcagatccttgacgatgacctgcttcgtgacttttaccgcctccaccctggcgcttagggtagtccgcccggtggcgttcgtcggaggggacctgacaaccattccctgccggatcgttagccatgaacagtatgttgtgccatagtatcagcctcaagttggatagaatttgttttgttgttttgtacgtcttgcttgccttaaacttacctccgtttgttctgtcttcagttactcacccggatcatttaccccattcccgcctggtcgtcggaggattccgcttccccattggatccacctatttactcccatcaactcaccaccgctgcccgctacgccacctggatatatctacccattcacattcacttgtaaataaatactcaccttcttcctactccccttgtcctggtctgcttctgggttcaattttgaagaaacgtgacatctataatgacattattactctggggctgtagtcctcttcagagccctgtgacatgcctctataatgacattattactctggggctgtagtcctctacagagccctgtgacatgcctctataatgacattgttactctggggctgtagtcctcttcagagccctgtgacatgcctctataatgatgttattactctggggctgtagtcctcttcagagccctgttacatgcctctataatgacattattactctgggactgtagtcctcttcagagcatTCAGagtacactactgtactcactaAAAGCTATCTCTCCCACTCTGGTTAGATATCCTACTGTACTCACTAAAAGCTATCTCTCCCACTCTGGTTAGATATCCTACTGTACTCACTAAAAGGTATCTCTTCCACTCTGGTTAGATATCCTACTGTACTCACTAAAATCTATCTCTCCCACTCTGGTTAGATATCCTACTGTACTCACTAAAAGCTATCTCTTCCACTCTGGTTAGATATCCTACTGTACTCACTAAAAGCTATCTCTCCCACTCTGGTTAGATATCCTACTGTACTCACTAAAAGCTATCTCATCCACTCTGGTTAGATATCCTACTGTACTCACTAAAAGCTATCTCTCCCACTCTGGTTAGATATCCTACTGTACTCACTAAAAGCTATCTCTTCCACTCTGGTTAGATATCCTACTGTACTCACTAAAAGCTATCTCTTCCACTCTGGTTAGATATCCTACTGTACTCACTAACAGCTATCTCTTCCACTCTATAGGAATGTACAGTATGACAGAGCTACACTGTGTGGTTGAAAACACAGCAGAAGTCTTGTGatttctcttcctccccctcacctctgtAATCCAACCCAACCAGGAAGCTCAGACATCTCCAGTCTCCTCCCCCCTGGCTTTCCCTGTGGCAATGTCATATTTGTGCACCCCCCCTGCTCTCTATGGAGCCCATAGTCAGCTTGATAAATGCTGGGACTCCTGTGGGATTATACACTGGACTGTCTGCTGTCTGTATGGGACCTTCACCTACTTCACCCTTGACCTGTTCAGAAGACCTGTGGATGCCTTGACCTTTGACATAGAGAGATATTCTCTCACACATTGGGTTTGTACCCTGATCTTCTTCATTTTTTGTCTGCagaataccaccctgcatcccatacccccccccccccccatacccctcacataccatcatggccacctaatcatccacaGCTTCCAATTGGCACATTTCActtccctgtaactattccgCAGGTCGTTGCTGTAATCGAGAATGTGTTCAGTCAATGTACccggtaaaataagggtaaaatcaAATAAAAGCTTAGACCTCAAGCAGCAGAATTCTTCAGGGGTCGGGCGAGGTGACCACCGGGGAATACCTGACCTTTAGCTGGAGGGATGATGCTTATCTGTGACTAGAACTGATAAGGCTGGAGTCTCCATCAGACACCATGATATTGGTGGTTAACCAGACATATCAGGCTTACTCTGTGGTCTACTGTAGTCAGAGCATTGATAGCCTGGGCAAGCTGCTGAAAGCTGGcctcagttagagacagttatctGTTCTGCATGTGTCAGATCTAAGAACTTATAGAATAGAGAATATGGAGGCATTCTAGAATAGAACAATACAATGAATTATTCTAATGCAGTGATGCTCTTTATTTAAAAACAGAAACAGAACCATATACAGGCTACACTCAAGCAGCACCATTATCAAAACAACAAGCAACTACATTttgttaaacaactagcaacacATTTAGATAAAGAACAAGCAAAATATTTAGTAAAACAACTGGAAACACATTTAGTTAAAGAAATAGCAACTACATTTCTATACAGAACTCTTTGATCGATGCTGAACTTTAAATCACTGCGTTGTGGTCATTAATAACAGGttcatggtcattggtcattAATGTGTTGTCATTAATAACTGCTTCATGGTCATTGGACATTAATGCGTTGTCATTAATAACTGCTTCATGGTCATTGGACATTAATGTGTTGTCATTAATAACTGGttcatggtcattggtcattaatgtgttgtcattaataactggttcatggtcattggtcatgtattgtcattaataacaggttcatggtcattggtcattAATGTGTTGTCATTAATAACTGCTTCATGGTCATTGGACATTAATGCGTTGTCATTAATAACTGCTTCATGGTCATTGGACATTAATGTGTTGTCATTAATAACTGGttcatggtcattggtcattaatgtgttgtcattaataactggttcatggtcattggtcatgtattgtcattaataacaggttcatggtcattggtcattaatgtgttgtcattaataactgcttcatggtcattggacattaatgtgttgtcattaataactggttcatggtcattggtcattAATGTGTTGTCATTAATAACTGGTTCATGGTCATTGGTCATGTATTGTCATTAATAACAGGTTCATGGTCATTGGTCAATAATGTGTTGTCATTAATAACTGGTTCATGGTCATTGGTCAATAATGTATAGTCATTAATAACTGGTTCATGGTCATTGGTCAATAATGTGTTGTCATTAATAACTGGTTCATGGTCATTGATCATGTATTGTCATTAATAACAGGTTCATGGTCATTGGTCAATAATGTGTTGTCATTAATAACTGGTTCATGGTCATTGGTCATGTATTGTCATTAATAACAGGTTCATGGTCATTGGTCAATAATGTGTTGTCATTAATAACTGGttcatggtcattggtcattAATGTATTGTCATTAATAACTAGTTCATCATCTTTGGTCATTAATCTATAGTCATTAATAACTGGTTCATCATCtttggtcatgtattgtcatTAATAACTGGTTCATCATCTTTGGTCATTAATGTATAGTCATTAATAACTGGTTCATCATCtttggtcatgtattgtcattaataactggttcatcatctttggtcatgtattgtcatTAATAACTGGTTCATCATCTTTGGTCATTAATGTATAGTCATTAATAACTGGTTCATCATCtttggtcatgtattgtcattaataactggttcatcatctttggtcatgtattgtcattaataactggttcatcatctttggtcatgtattgtcattaataactggttcatcatctttggtcatgtattgtcatTAATAACTGGTTCATCATCTTTGGTCATTAATGTATAGTCATTAATAACTGGTTCATCATCtttggtcatgtattgtcattaataactggttcatcatctttggtcatgtattgtcattaataactggttcatcatctttggtcatgtattgtcattaataactggttcatcatctttggtcatgtattgtcattaataactggttcatcatctttggtcatgtattgtcatTAATAACTGGTTCATCATCTTTGGTCATATATTGTTATTCACAGCAGCGTAAAGTAGTTGTTCTCTGAAGTAAAACAGAAACAGATCCCTTTTTCAGTTCCTCTTAGCaacacatttacaaacaaagacaTGGGTTAGCGATTAGGTGTTGAAAAATACAAATAGAATCTGTTCAAACTTGGGGAAGTTTTTCTAAGAAGTTGAAACAGGATTATTTCAGAAGAATCATAAAAAGTACACTGCAGGTAGAATATTTAAAAGGACTTCACCAGAATTGTCAAAACAAATCCCAAATAGTGGTTGACATTTGTACAGAGTAATGTAAATGACAAATGCCATACCTCAACATATGAGTCAACATTACATCTGCACTAGCACAATGTCCCACATTAACCTCTGATGACACATTTCAGTCCAGAATGTCTTACAGTACATCAACCTCTGACATCACGTTTCAGACAGAGGTTTCAGTTTAGCCCACAGTCTGTCCCAGAATGCCTGGTGCTGATTAGGGTCCTGGGGCCAGTCCAGATAAGTTCTGGTTTTCAGCAGGCGAGCCAGCCTGTGGTGGGCAGACAGCCGGCGAGGGGGGATCTTCTCCAGGAAGACCAGGAGGAGGATGTCCCTTTGCTCCACCTGCAGCCTGTAGGTGGCCAGCTTCATCTCCAGAGAGCACCAGTTACTGCGTAGGTAGTGGCGGCTGACTAGGCAGAGGGTGTGGCGGCTCCGGTAGAGGCTGTCTGTGATGTTCTCCACAATGTCCTTCCCCAGCTGGAAGTCCCTGCTGTGCAGACAGAGGCGCAGGAAAGGAGGACCCCTCTGCCTCAGATTAGGTAGCAGCTCCTCCACCACCCAGCGCTCATCCTTCCCGCTATAGGAGACAAACACATCGTAGTGGTAGCGCCCCCTGGTGTTGGATCGCATGTCCTCCGACAGCCAGCCAAGGGTGAGGTTATGGACGAACACCACCAGCATGAAGAACAGGACTCCCAGGCCAGTCGCAACAAAGAGCACAAAGCCAACCTCTGTTGTGCAGTTGGCTTCTGTGTACTTGACATAATTAGGTGTGTCTATTCCATTGTCCGACAAGCATATCAAGTCCTCCAAAGCGTACATAACGGGATGTGTATACGGAGTAAGCATGATCACTTCAACCTGCCTGTACCCCTTTGCCCATGTAATGAGCCAAGCATTGTCACAACTGCAAAACATCTGTAAATTATTAAACGTCAAATGCTTAAGGCTAGAGAGAGGTTCAGTAAagctatagaatacattataaatGTTCTCTATATGCAAATACAACGTTTTCAAAGATTTTAAGTCTTTAGTTAAACTCCCCTCTAAAGAATAAATCCTGCAGTTGTCAAGTTCCAGAACCTCCAGTTTGGTCAAGTTGTGAAAAATGATGTCGGCAGAACGCTGTGTTAAAAGATCCACCTGTCGTAGAGTCAGTTTCCTCAGGTGAATCAGCTGATTAATTGATGATAAATCAACCCTTTTAGCTGAAAGCTTCGATCTGTAGTCAAATGTCTCCACAGACGTGAAGTACTTTCCCATGAATTCAGATCCACAAAGGAATTCTTCAGCATCAGCATGAAGATGGGTTACAGACTGAAAGAAAGGTCTGTCACAGTCCTGAAATGACACCATCTGGCCTTTGAGCTGGAGACTCAGATTCTGTTTAGATGTGATGTTACTGCCGATAGTCAACTGCATTGGCCTCATAGCTGAACTAATGTACAGATGAGTCAGCTGACTCAGAATTCCACCAAATATAAGTGTCAGATTCAGCTTGATCACAGGTTCTGTTAGTGGATTGTGCACTTGCCCGAGAAACACTTGTCTAAGAGACATGAGGTGTGTGAAAGACATCGCCTCAATGTTGTGAATAAGTGGATTGTTCCTGAGGTCTAACCATGTCAAACTATGTAAACCATCAAATGTGTTTGCATTTATCTGTGTTATGTTATTACTTGTAATGTCTAAGGACTCCAGATTTGTCAATCCCAGGAAAGCAAAGTCTTCAATGTTTGAAATTAAATTCTGTGTCAAGTCCAGATACTGCAGCTTAACAAGACAGATAAATTGTTTAGCAAAAAGCATTTGTATATTGATTAACAAAGTTAGTTTTGTTAACCATGTGATTGGTTGTTTTTGGAAGGAGCAAATCTCAGGGTTTTTATCTCTCAGGAAATCTATGTCTAATTCGTTAAGTTTTTTGAGACTGGAAATAAAATACCAATCCAAATGAGTAGTAGGATGGAAAGACAAAGGTACACTTAAATACATATATTCTAGCCCAGTGCACAACTCAACACtggacatagagaggctgctTGTATTGAAATTGTTTACATATATTTTCTTGATTGaaagcaaaaacactacattacagATTCTTTCAATATCAATGACACTGATCCCAGAGCATCTGAAGTCCTGGATTTGTTTAATCCCAGACAGGGGAAGGTCCAGTAGGACTTCCTGGCTGAAAGCCCCTGTTAACATTGTGAGGTTCTGGAGCCAAGCCAGTGAACCTTCTTCTATATGTGTTACTTCACCAAATGAGAAGTCAACCCTCGCTAGATTGTTAAAAACAGGTGTCATGCTTTCGTTGGTAGTTAAAATGGAGCAGTTTGATTGGTTTATCGATTGTATCTCTGGTGCTTCTATTTTTAGCTCTATAAGTGCCTTTATATTCATTATTCTGCATAGTATCTCTGACAAATCATCTACACAGGGTTCACTAATGATTAGACTTTGTAACTGAGGGATGCCATGGAAAACATCTGGGGCCATTGCTGTTAACCTGTAACCCTGTATGGTCAAATCACATAACTTAACTAGATCTATGAATGTATGGGGCCCAATATGACAATCACAGCACCCAGAGCCTGTTCCCCATTTATCTATCAAGTACATATGTTGTAGATTTGGAAGGTGGCTGTTCCCAGTTGGAAGGATTTGAGTAAAACAACCAATAATGTACAGAGACTCCAGATCCTGAAACTGAGAGAAAAAGCCCAGAGACATGGATCTATTTTCACCATGTGTCA is from Oncorhynchus kisutch isolate 150728-3 unplaced genomic scaffold, Okis_V2 scaffold970, whole genome shotgun sequence and encodes:
- the LOC109864309 gene encoding toll-like receptor 13, whose protein sequence is MRSMFSHPAVLFLWIQSSSGWMHPKCQIYDSSEDLGHFPTWTCSQLPHHAERYTAACQDVTAIEEDLLGLPPNINTLCISMTHGENRSMSLGFFSQFQDLESLYIIGCFTQILPTGNSHLPNLQHMYLIDKWGTGSGCCDCHIGPHTFIDLVKLCDLTIQGYRLTAMAPDVFHGIPQLQSLIISEPCVDDLSEILCRIMNIKALIELKIEAPEIQSINQSNCSILTTNESMTPVFNNLARVDFSFGEVTHIEEGSLAWLQNLTMLTGAFSQEVLLDLPLSGIKQIQDFRCSGISVIDIERICNVVFLLSIKKIYVNNFNTSSLSMSSVELCTGLEYMYLSVPLSFHPTTHLDWYFISSLKKLNELDIDFLRDKNPEICSFQKQPITWLTKLTLLINIQMLFAKQFICLVKLQYLDLTQNLISNIEDFAFLGLTNLESLDITSNNITQINANTFDGLHSLTWLDLRNNPLIHNIEAMSFTHLMSLRQVFLGQVHNPLTEPVIKLNLTLIFGGILSQLTHLYISSAMRPMQLTIGSNITSKQNLSLQLKGQMVSFQDCDRPFFQSVTHLHADAEEFLCGSEFMGKYFTSVETFDYRSKLSAKRVDLSSINQLIHLRKLTLRQVDLLTQRSADIIFHNLTKLEVLELDNCRIYSLEGSLTKDLKSLKTLYLHIENIYNVFYSFTEPLSSLKHLTFNNLQMFCSCDNAWLITWAKGYRQVEVIMLTPYTHPVMYALEDLICLSDNGIDTPNYVKYTEANCTTEVGFVLFVATGLGVLFFMLVVFVHNLTLGWLSEDMRSNTRGRYHYDVFVSYSGKDERWVVEELLPNLRQRGPPFLRLCLHSRDFQLGKDIVENITDSLYRSRHTLCLVSRHYLRSNWCSLEMKLATYRLQVEQRDILLLVFLEKIPPRRLSAHHRLARLLKTRTYLDWPQDPNQHQAFWDRLWAKLKPLSET